The nucleotide sequence GCACCTGCCGCCCAGCGTCGCCCGGGGCGGCAACGCCGAGCTGGGCACGCCGTAACCGGCGTCAGCGATCGTTCCACTTCGGGGGACGCTTCTCCAGGAACGCGGAGATGCCTTCCCCCGCGTCGTCCGCCAGCACGTTCAGCGACAGCTGCGAGGCCAGGTACTCCAGCGCGGCGGGCAGCGGCAGGTCCTCGGCGGTGAAGAAGGCACGGCGCCCCAACGCCAGCACCGCCTGGCTCTTCCCCGCCAGCTTTCCGGCGAGCGCGCCCACCGCGGCGTCCAGCTCCGCGGCCGGCACCACGCGGTTGAGCAGCCCCAACGTCAGCGCCTCGCGCGCGGGCAGCCGGTCTCCGGTGAGCACCAGCTCCAGCGCGCGCTTGCGGCCCAGGTGACGCTGGAGCAGCGCCATCATCATCATCGGGAAGAGGCCCACGTCGATTTCGGGCGTGCCCAGGTCCGCGCCCTCCACGGCGACGGCCAGGTCACACGCGAGCACCAGCCCCAGGCCACCCGCCAGCGCGTGTCCGTTGACGCGCGCCACGGTGGGCTTGCGCAGCTCCTGGAAGCGCGTCAGCAGTCGCCCATAGGAACGGCGGCCCTCGTGCGTGGACAGGAAGCCCTCGTCACCGGCCAGGGTTCCCAGGTCCCCGCCCGCGCAGAAGACCTTCTCACCGGCGCCCGTCAGCACCACCACGCGCACCGAGGTGTCGGATTCGGCCCGCTCCAGCGCGGCCATCAGCTCGCGCACCACCCCCGGGGACAAGGCGTTGCGGGCCTTGGGCCGGTCAATGGTCAGGAGCGCTTGGGCGCCTTGGACTTCGTAGCGGACTTCTCCGGCTTCCATTCGGACACCTCCGCTGCCTGGGCACCCGTGAGGACGCCGTAAAGGAAGGAGTCGGCAATCTGCGACTTCGCCCGCTCCAGCGCGTCGGGGTCGCGCGCGTCGGCCAGCCCCACGACGAAGGCAGTGAGCGCCATTTCGATGTTGCCGAAGAGGAGCGCGGAGGCCAGGTGCGGGTCCAGCCCCGGCCGCAGCTCGCCCCGCTCCTCCGCGGCGTTGAAGAGCGCCGAGCTGAGCCGGATGGCATCCACGAACGCCGTCTGCCGGTTGATGCGCGAGCCCGCCGGGCTGCGCGCAATCTCCAGGATGAGCACCTTCACCGCGCGCGGGTCCACCCGGTAGGCCTCGAAGGCCACCTCGACGATGCCGCGGACCTTCTCCGCCAGCGGGCCTTCGCCCTCCACCACCGCGCGCACGCGCGTGACGAAGCCGCTCCAGCCGGTGTCGAACACCGTCTCGAGCAGCTCATCCTTGTTCTTGAAGTAGTGGTAGACGAGCCCGTACGCGACGCCGGCCTCCTTCGCCACGTCCGCGATGCGGCAGCCGTGGTAGCCCTTGCGCGCGAACACGTCGATGGCCGCGCGGAGGATGGTGCGGCGGCGCTCGCTTTCGCGCGTGCCACTCTCCGCCGCCGGCTTGCTCTGCTGACCCACGGTTGTCCTCCACCGGCGGGTGATTCGCCAGTCAACCAGCGGAGAACCTACGGAGGGCGGGCCCTGGGGTCAATGCCTTCGTGGGCCCGCCCGGCGAAACGACGGAGACTACTCCACGGTGCCCCGGACGATGGGTCCCTGGACGATGGCCTCGTGGCCCTCGAGCTGTGCCGCCGTGTACTTGCAGATGGGCGTCACCCTCCAATCAACCGGGGGGTTGAAGGGCGGCGGCGGCGGGCCCTCGGCGGGCGGCTCGTGCGCATCGCTGACCAGGTACGTCTCGAAGTTGAAGGACGGATAGGTCAGCGCGATGCCCGTGTTGGCCGGGGACACCGTGACGGGGCCGGACGCGCCGCCACTGCAACCGTCATTGCCGCTGTTCTGGGCCATGCGGTTGTACCAGGGGTCGGAGACGATGAACGAAATCGAGATGCCACCGAAGTGGCTGATGAGCGGCGGCGGCGCGTTGGGCAGCGGGTCGAGCTGCCGCTGCGTCTGGTCCTTGTCCAGCGCGTGGGGCATGCCCGTCCAGAGGATGCGCTCCTGCACCCAGATGAGCGTGCTGGCGTCGTGCTGGCCATTCTTGCCCGTCCAGCGACCGTCGCCGTTGGTGTCCACGTAGCGCTCGCCCGGGTCCCACGTGCCGTTGTCGTTGTTGTCGACGAAGGGCTCGGTCAGGTCCTCGAACGGCTCGCCCGTGTCCCAGACGCCGTTGTTGTTGAGGTCGTCGAAGGCCTCCTCACCGCTGGTGATGGCGATCAGCGAGACCAGGTTGTCACGCGGGTTGAGGACGATGCCGGGGCGGATGGGGTCCGGACGGCGCGGCTCCGGACGGTCCTGCTGGGGCTGCGCGGCGTTGCCGTAGGCGGCAATGGGGTTCTCGTCCCAGAGGAAGGGGTGCATCCACAGCGGCGCCAGGTACTCGCCCGTGTGGGTCGCGTCCTTCTGCGGGTTCCAGGTGAAGATGCCCGGCTCCACGTCCTGCGGCAGCGGCAGGGACGTCTTGTAGAGGACCTCCGCGTTGCCCACCACGTCGGTGACGGACACGGCGCTGGGACCGATGGTGCCCGCCTCCGTGAGGAAGGACACCTGGGCGCCCACCACGCCGTCACCGTTGCGATCGCCCACGTGGGCGATGCACCGGACCTTCACGCCCGCGATGAGGGCGCGCGTCTCGTCCCAGGCGCCAACGGCGTGGTGCAGACCGGAGCCGTCACCCGAGAACGAGCCACACTGGAAGGTGAACTGACGCGAGTTCGAGTTGGTACCCGCGAAGCTGACCACCGGCGACACCGCCCGCTTCATCTCGGCACCTGTGCCGGCGGTGGCGATGACCACGGCGGAGGCCACCCGGCCACCGCGCGCCGTCATCTGCACGGACACGATGCCGTCACCCGTGTTGGTGACACCCTCGGTGGGCGACAGCTCGACGCCCGGAACGGGGGACTCCAGCGTGAAGGACACCGGCGTACCCGCCTGCGGCTGGCCTCGGGAGTCCACCGCGCGGAAGCGCAGCGTGGTGATTTCTCCCAGTCGCGGCTGAGCCGGTGACTGGTCCACGAATTCAAGTGTGGCGGGGGCCGACGGCGAGCATGCGACAAACAGCAGGCTCGCGAAGGCCACCCACGGGGCCAGACCCGGACGCATCAGTGGAAACTCCTTGAAGGCGATGAAGGAAGCGGGCTGTACGCGAGCAGCGCACAGCGCATCTTCCGCATCTTCCCGGGCCACCTACCGTCCAGTCAAGGACAGGACAGGTGGACCGGCGCCCTCTTGCGTCCAGGGCCTGGAATCCCAGGGGGCGACGTCAGGCGGCGGTGCCGCTGAACATCACCCGGGCCACGCCCAGCAGACGGTCCACGTCCCGGGCGGTGAGGCCACGGGCGCGGGCGAAGTCAGACAGGGGCCGCAGGAGGTCCTCCGTCTGAGCAAGGGTCTGCTCCGTTCCCGTGAAGAGCTCGCCCAGGCTCACGCCCAGGGCGTTGGCCAGGGCCGCCAGCGTCTCCACATGGGGGACACGCTCGCCACGCTCGATCATGGAAAGGAACGACACGCTGATCTGCGCCCGCTCAGCGAGCTCTTCCTGCGTCCAGCGCTCCGGCCGCTGTGTCCGAAGCTCGCGGATGCGCTGCCCAATTCGTTTTCCGAGGTCCGACACGAAGTACTTCTCCTGGCTGTTTCGGGGTTGGAGGAACCACCACCTACCGCTGGTGATTCCTAGCCTCCGGAACCAAAGGATCCGAAATCCGCCACGATGAGGTTGATGCCGGAGAATTCCAGCCCCAGCTCTCGCCGCAGCGTCACCACCCCCTCTACCCGCCAGCAGTCGCATGCAGGCCCATACGAGAGGCCGAATGTCTGCTGAGCAAGAGGGCGATTTTCTTGAGTTACTAGATCCTGGTAAAGCGGTTGCACAATTGCTTCGTACCGCACTCCCAGCCCAAATCCGAGCTTCAAACGCGTACCCGCGATGAGGGCTTGAGCCCGTTCGGCCGGAGGGAAGCCGGGCTCTACTCGGGATATCCCGCCTACCAAGGTATCCAGCGAGCGGCGGAGCACATCGGGTCCCACGGAACGGGGATCCGCGCCGCGGTTGAGCGCATCTCCGCCGCTCCACAGCAGGTCATCGAAGCGCGCGTACACGGCGTGCCCCTTGCCGTTGTCGACATTCACCTCCGCGGAGAGCCCGGAGATGCGGCCCGCGTTGGGGTCGTAGCGAACGGTGCCCGCGGCCGTGAAGATTCCGGCGGTGGCGCTGAGGCGGGCGAAGGTGTCGCGCAGCACGGGCCCCGGGTCGTCCACCTTCCCCGCCGCGGGCACGTGTCGGGTGAGGTCGAAGCCCTGTCCGATGCGCAGGCGCAGCGGTTCGCGGATGTCGTTGCCGCGCTTGAAGCGCAGCGTCTGGTCCACGGCGAGCACCGCGTGGAGGAAGCCCCGGGTGCGGCCGTCGCTCTGGAACGGCACCGCGGCGTCCACTTCGTCATAGGGGCGGGCCAGGTCCTCCCCGGAGGCCCCGGCCGAGGGAAGCCGGCCCCACCCGCCCGGCACGTAGCGCAGCTCCAGCGAAGGGGTGATGGCATGGCGGAAGCTCGTCTCACGTCCCTCGAAGACGCGCGCCACCTGGCTTTCGAGCAGCAGCCCGGCGATGGGGTACCCCCGCTGCCACGTCCGGCCCGACACCTCGCCCAGCCACACGTCCTGGCGCATGCCCAGGGAGGGCGACACGCGCATCAGACTGCCCAGAGCGAAGGACGTCGACAGGCGGGGGAAGAAGTCCACGCGGTCGCGGGCTTCGCGGTCGTTCGAATTGAAGATGCCATCGGACTGCGTGGTGTCCGCGGGAAACGGCCACCCGGCAGAGCCGAACGGGACATAGAACCCGTCGGCCCGGAAGATGCCGTCGATGCCCTCGTCGCCGTACCCGCCTCGCAGGGGCGCGAGCCGCAGGTACTGCACCGACAGGCCCCCCATGATTCCGCCCAGCACGGGCCGCTCGGGCAGGGCCAGGGTGATGGCCGGCAAGCGCTGGAACGTGGTGGGGCCCTTCAGGTCCGGGCGCGAAGGGTCCGTGGCCGCCGGGATGCGGTTGTCCTGGAAGAAGCGATACCCCCACCGGATGTCCTGGCGCAGCGCCACGTCGAGGCCCGCATAGAGGTCGTCCTGGCGCTTGAACACCGTGCCCGTGCTGCGCAGGTAGGTGAACTCGCGGGTGACGAGGTCCGCCGTGAGGTCGCGGGTGTAGTTGCCGTCCGAGACGAACGAGGCGTCGACCCGGTTGTGCCACCCTCCCCCCATGTCCTGGGTGTGTTGCCAGGACGCCTCGCCCCGGAGTCCTCGCCGCTCGTCGACGAACTCAGGCGAGGCGACACCGCCCTCCGTCCGCCGGTAGAACACGAAGCTGCGCGGATCCCGGATGGGCCGGAGGTCGTAGAGGAATCCCAACGTCGCCCGTCCCCGGGTCCGCTCGCTGGGCGCATAACGGAACTCGGTGAGCAGGCGCGGCCCCTTCACGCCCAGGTAGCGCGGCTCCCGGACCTGCTCGGTGGCGCCGGGAACGGTATGCAGTTCGTAGCCGCCGCTGAAGTACCCCGGCGTGAGCGTCACGTCGTAGCTCTGCCCCAGCGTGATGAAGAGGGGCTGCTCCAGGGAGAAGCCATTGAGCGAGGAGAAGGTGGGCTTGGGCAGCAGCAGACCGGTGCGCCGCTGAGACAGCGGCATGTAGAGCCACGGCAGCGCGAACACAGGCACGGACTTCACGTACACCACGGGCAGCGTCATCGTGGCGCGCTCGCCCAGGACGACGGTGGCCGACGACGCCTCCATGCGCCAGCCGGGCTCACCCGGGCTGCAGTTGCACGGCGTGAAGGCCAGGTCCTCCACGAGGAAGGTGTTCTCCCCCGTCCGGCGGATGCGCGAGCCGCTCATGAGGAGGGGCGTCTCTCCCATGGCCCGCAGCTCCTGGGGCGTCTTCGCCGTGAACAGGGCCTCCTGGGTGACGCCCTGCTTCTGCATGAAGAGGCCGCCCTCGAGGTTCGCCTCGTAGGTGCGCACATCCATCTTCGCGGTGTCGGCGACCGCGGCCAGGCCGCTGGGGCCCACGAACATCACGCTGCCCGAGGCGGTGACGAGCTGGTTCACCTCGTCGTACGTCACCTCGTCGGCGCGAAGCTGCATCGTCTCCGTGCGCAGCACGGCGTTGCCGCGCGCGGTGACGACCTTCGTGTCCGCTTCGTAGACGACCAGGTCCGCGGCCAGCTGCGCCGTCTCACCGTTGGGCAGAGCCAACGGGGTGGCGAGTGGCACCTGCGAGGTGGAGACCAGCAGCGCGGCGGCGAGCGGAACGAGGAAGCTCATTCAGGGGTGCAGGGTATGCCGCGCCCAGGCCGAGCGGCCCGCCCTTTTCACCGGCCTGTGCGCTGGAAGTCCAATGAAATGACGTTGCCCTCCTGGCGGGCCTGGAACGGCACGGACTGCCGGAGCTGGATGGTGATGCGCACATCCCGCCCGGACGCGCTCGGGTCCACCCGGAGCACCGGCGTCGCGAAGTAGGATGTGTCCAGCGGCAGCGTGTTGTTGCTGGCGTCCACGCGGGTGTTCTCCAGCTCCAGCACCACGGAGCGGCCCCGCTCCGACACGGAGTAGCTGACCGGCTCGTTGGTGCGGATGAACACGCGCGAGGCCCCCGACTGCTGCTGGAACCCCACCAGCGTCAGCGTCTTGCGACGCGAGGACACCGAGGCCTCCGAGCTGCTCGGCCGGGAGGGCTCCACCGCCTGATTCTGGCGGCTCTCCCGAGACGCACGGGCCTCGGCCTGACGCTGACGGCGCTCCTCGGCGGCGGCCTCCTGCTGGGCCCGGCGCTCCTCCGCCGCGGCCTGCGCGGCGGCACGACGCTCCTCGGCGGCGGACTGCTGAGCGGCCTTCCGCTGCTCGGCCTCGGCCCGGGCCGCGGCCTTGCGCCGCTCCTGCTCCTCGGCGGCGGCCTGCTGCCGGGCTTGGCGCTCGTCGGCGGCGGCCTGCGCGGACGCGCGCGCGGCCTCCTCCTGGCGACGCTTCTCCTCCGCCGCGGCTTGAGCGGACGCCTTCGCCGACTCTTCCTGGCGCCGCTTCTCGTCGGCGGCGGCCTGCGCCGAGGCACGCGAAGCCTCCTCCTGGCGCTTGCGCTCCGCCTCGGCCCGAGCCTGCTCCTCCTGCTGGCGCTGAGCGGCGGCCCGAGCCTCGTCCTGACGCCTCGCCTCGGCCTCCGCGTCACGCTTCGCGGCGGCGGCGGCTTCGGCGGAAGCCCGCTCCTGGGCCTCACGCTCGGCGCGCGCCGCGGCGGCGGCCTCCGCGGCGGCCTTCTCCTGGGCCTGACGCTCCGCCGCGGCGGCAGCGGCGGCCTCCGCGGCGCTGCTTCCCGCCTGGGGCTGCGCGGTACCCGGCGCCTGCGCCACGGCTTGACCTCCGCCGCCCGCGACGCGGACGACGAGCTGGTTGCCCTGGGCCTGGATGTCCGCCTCCACCTCGCGCTCGTAGCCGATGAGCACGCGCGCGATGGATGACGCCTCGGAGCCATAGCTGGCGGTGCGGATGGCCGTCACCGTGCCATTGCCCACCTCGATCTC is from Myxococcus virescens and encodes:
- a CDS encoding enoyl-CoA hydratase/isomerase family protein; translated protein: MEAGEVRYEVQGAQALLTIDRPKARNALSPGVVRELMAALERAESDTSVRVVVLTGAGEKVFCAGGDLGTLAGDEGFLSTHEGRRSYGRLLTRFQELRKPTVARVNGHALAGGLGLVLACDLAVAVEGADLGTPEIDVGLFPMMMMALLQRHLGRKRALELVLTGDRLPAREALTLGLLNRVVPAAELDAAVGALAGKLAGKSQAVLALGRRAFFTAEDLPLPAALEYLASQLSLNVLADDAGEGISAFLEKRPPKWNDR
- a CDS encoding TetR/AcrR family transcriptional regulator, translating into MGQQSKPAAESGTRESERRRTILRAAIDVFARKGYHGCRIADVAKEAGVAYGLVYHYFKNKDELLETVFDTGWSGFVTRVRAVVEGEGPLAEKVRGIVEVAFEAYRVDPRAVKVLILEIARSPAGSRINRQTAFVDAIRLSSALFNAAEERGELRPGLDPHLASALLFGNIEMALTAFVVGLADARDPDALERAKSQIADSFLYGVLTGAQAAEVSEWKPEKSATKSKAPKRS
- a CDS encoding helix-turn-helix domain-containing protein, giving the protein MSDLGKRIGQRIRELRTQRPERWTQEELAERAQISVSFLSMIERGERVPHVETLAALANALGVSLGELFTGTEQTLAQTEDLLRPLSDFARARGLTARDVDRLLGVARVMFSGTAA
- a CDS encoding LPS-assembly protein LptD; translated protein: MSFLVPLAAALLVSTSQVPLATPLALPNGETAQLAADLVVYEADTKVVTARGNAVLRTETMQLRADEVTYDEVNQLVTASGSVMFVGPSGLAAVADTAKMDVRTYEANLEGGLFMQKQGVTQEALFTAKTPQELRAMGETPLLMSGSRIRRTGENTFLVEDLAFTPCNCSPGEPGWRMEASSATVVLGERATMTLPVVYVKSVPVFALPWLYMPLSQRRTGLLLPKPTFSSLNGFSLEQPLFITLGQSYDVTLTPGYFSGGYELHTVPGATEQVREPRYLGVKGPRLLTEFRYAPSERTRGRATLGFLYDLRPIRDPRSFVFYRRTEGGVASPEFVDERRGLRGEASWQHTQDMGGGWHNRVDASFVSDGNYTRDLTADLVTREFTYLRSTGTVFKRQDDLYAGLDVALRQDIRWGYRFFQDNRIPAATDPSRPDLKGPTTFQRLPAITLALPERPVLGGIMGGLSVQYLRLAPLRGGYGDEGIDGIFRADGFYVPFGSAGWPFPADTTQSDGIFNSNDREARDRVDFFPRLSTSFALGSLMRVSPSLGMRQDVWLGEVSGRTWQRGYPIAGLLLESQVARVFEGRETSFRHAITPSLELRYVPGGWGRLPSAGASGEDLARPYDEVDAAVPFQSDGRTRGFLHAVLAVDQTLRFKRGNDIREPLRLRIGQGFDLTRHVPAAGKVDDPGPVLRDTFARLSATAGIFTAAGTVRYDPNAGRISGLSAEVNVDNGKGHAVYARFDDLLWSGGDALNRGADPRSVGPDVLRRSLDTLVGGISRVEPGFPPAERAQALIAGTRLKLGFGLGVRYEAIVQPLYQDLVTQENRPLAQQTFGLSYGPACDCWRVEGVVTLRRELGLEFSGINLIVADFGSFGSGG
- a CDS encoding AMIN domain-containing protein, with amino-acid sequence MKPFAAWLLGVVLVPFVALAQAPATNLNTITAVQVNGGTVTISGSQKANFTTFTMTDPPRLVIDISEAVFSDVPEEIEVGNGTVTAIRTASYGSEASSIARVLIGYEREVEADIQAQGNQLVVRVAGGGGQAVAQAPGTAQPQAGSSAAEAAAAAAAERQAQEKAAAEAAAAARAEREAQERASAEAAAAAKRDAEAEARRQDEARAAAQRQQEEQARAEAERKRQEEASRASAQAAADEKRRQEESAKASAQAAAEEKRRQEEAARASAQAAADERQARQQAAAEEQERRKAAARAEAEQRKAAQQSAAEERRAAAQAAAEERRAQQEAAAEERRQRQAEARASRESRQNQAVEPSRPSSSEASVSSRRKTLTLVGFQQQSGASRVFIRTNEPVSYSVSERGRSVVLELENTRVDASNNTLPLDTSYFATPVLRVDPSASGRDVRITIQLRQSVPFQARQEGNVISLDFQRTGR